One genomic window of Rhinolophus ferrumequinum isolate MPI-CBG mRhiFer1 chromosome 23, mRhiFer1_v1.p, whole genome shotgun sequence includes the following:
- the HSPA12B gene encoding heat shock 70 kDa protein 12B, which yields MLAVPELGVQGLYIGSSPERSPVPSPPGSPRTQESCGIAPLTPSQSPKPEARAPQQAPFSVVVAIDFGTTSSGYAFSFASDPEAIHMMRKWEGGDPGVAHQKTPTCLLLTPEGAFHSFGYTARDYYHDLDPEEARDWLYFEKFKMKIHSATDLTLKTQLEAVNGKKMPALEVFAHALRFFKEHALQELREQCPSLPEKDTVRWVLTVPAIWKQPAKQFMREAAYLAGLVSRANAEQLLIALEPEAASVYCRKLRLHQLLDLSSRAPGRGRLGGRRSIDSSFRQAREQLRKSRHSRTFLVESGVGELWAEMQAGDRYVVADCGGGTVDLTVHQLEQPHGTLKELYKASGGPYGAVGVDLAFEQLLGRIFGEDFIATFKRQRPAAWVDLTIAFEARKRTAGPHRAGALNISLPFSFIDFYRKQRGHNVETALRRSSVNFVKWSSQGMLRMSCEAMNELFQPTVSGIIQHIEALLSRPEVQGVKLLFLVGGFAESAVLQHAVQTALGPRGLRVVVPHDVGLTILKGAVLFGQAPGVVRVRRSPLTYGVGVLNRFVAGRHPPDKLLVRDGRRWCTDVFERFVAAEQSVALGEEVRRSYCPARPGQRRVLINLYCCAAEDASFITDPGVRKCGALSLELEPAPADGGPDAAGAPAGRREIRAAMQFGDTEIKVTAVDVSTNRSVRAAIDFLSN from the exons GCTCCAGCCCAGAGCGGTCCCCCGTTCCCAGCCCACCCGGCTCCCCAAGGACCCAGGAGAGCTGTGGCATTGCCCCTCTCACACCCTCGCAGTCTCCA AAGCCTGAGGCCCGAGCCCCTCAGCAGGCCCCATTCTCCGTGGTAGTGGCCATCGACTTCGGCACCACATCCAGTGGCTATGCCTTCAGCTTTGCCAGTGACCCCGAGGCCATCCACATGATGAG GAAATGGGAGGGCGGGGACCCAGGTGTGGCCCACCAGAAGACGCCCACCTGCCTGCTGCTGACTCCGGAGGGCGCCTTTCACAGCTTTGGCTACACCGCCCGCGATTACTACCACGATCTAGACCCTGAGGAGGCGCGGGACTGGCTCTACTTCGAGAAGTTCAAGATGAAAATCCACAGCGCCACT GATCTCACCTTGAAGACCCAGCTGGAGGcagtaaatggaaagaaaatgccTGCCCTGGAGGTGTTCGCCCATGCCCTGCGCTTCTTCAAGGAGCATGCGCTTCAG GAGCTGAGGGAGCAATGCCCATCGCTGCCAGAAAAGGACACTGTGCGCTGGGTATTGACGGTGCCTGCCATCTGGAAACAGCCCGCCAAACAGTTCATGCGGGAGGCTGCCTACCTG GCTGGCCTGGTGTCTAGAGCGAATGCAGAGCAACTACTCATCGCCCTGGAGCCTGAGGCCGCCTCTGTCTACTGCCGCAAGCTGCGTCTGCACCAGCTCCTAGACCTGAGCAGCAGGGCCCCAGGCAGGGGGCGCCTGGGTGGGCGCCGCTCCATTGACTCCAGCTTCCGGCAAG CCCGTGAGCAGCTGCGAAAGTCCCGCCACAGCCGCACGTTCCTGGTGGAGTCCGGGGTCGGAGAGTTGTGGGCAGAGATGCAAGCAG GAGACCGCTACGTGGTGGCCGACTGTGGCGGGGGCACAGTAGACTTGACGGTGCACCAGCTGGAACAGCCCCATGGCACCCTCAAGGAACTCTACAAGGCGTCTG gcgGCCCCTATGGCGCGGTGGGCGTGGATCTGGCCTTCGAGCAGCTTCTGGGCCGCATCTTCGGTGAGGACTTCATTGCCACCTTCAAAAGGCAACGGCCAGCAGCCTGGGTGGATCTAACCATCGCCTTCGAGGCCCGCAAACGCACTGCAGGCCCGCACCGTGCCGGGGCGCTCAACATCTCACTGCCTTTCTCCTTCATCGACTTCTACCGCAAACAGCGAGGCCACAACGTGGAGACTGCCCTGCGCAGGAGCAG CGTGAACTTCGTGAAGTGGTCCTCACAGGGGATGCTCAGGATGTCTTGCGAGGCCATGAATGAGCTCTTTCAGCCCACAGTCAGCGGGATCATCCAGCACATAG AGGCACTGCTGTCTCGGCCGGAGGTACAAGGCGTGAAGCTACTGTTCCTGGTGGGCGGCTTTGCCGAGTCAGCGGTGCTGCAGCACGCGGTGCAGACGGCGCTGGGTCCCCGCGGCCTGCGCGTGGTGGTCCCGCACGACGTGGGCCTCACTATCCTCAAGGGTGCGGTGCTGTTCGGGCAGGCGCCGGGCGTGGTGCGGGTGCGCCGCTCGCCACTCACATACGGTGTGGGCGTGCTCAACCGCTTCGTGGCGGGGCGCCATCCGCCAGACAAGCTGCTGGTCCGAGACGGCCGCCGCTGGTGCACCGACGTCTTCGAGCGCTTCGTGGCGGCCGAGCAGTCGGTAGCCCTGGGCGAAGAGGTGCGGCGCAGCTACTGCCCGGCGCGCCCTGGCCAGCGGCGCGTGCTCATCAACCTGTACTGCTGCGCCGCTGAGGACGCGAGCTTCATCACCGACCCCGGGGTGCGCAAGTGCGGCGCACTGAGCCTGGAGCTGGAGCCTGCGCCTGCAGACGGCGGCCCCGACGCCGCGGGCGCGCCCGCCGGCCGCCGTGAGATCCGTGCCGCCATGCAATTTGGCGACACCGAGATTAAGGTCACTGCTGTCGACGTCAGCACCAATCGCTCAGTGCGCGCTGCCATCGACTTTCTTTCCAATTGA
- the ADISSP gene encoding UPF0687 protein C20orf27 homolog: protein MAAANKGNKPRVRSIRFAAGHDAEGSQSHVHFDEKLHDSVVMVTQESDSSFLVKVGFLKILHRYEITFTLPSVHRLSKDIKEAPVPSLHLKLLSVMPVPEGYSIKCEYTAHKEGVLKEEMLLACEGGAGTCVRVVVQARVMDRHHGTPMLLDGVKCVGAELEYDSEHSDWHGFD, encoded by the exons GCAACAAGCCCAGAGTCCGGAGTATCCGCTTTGCGGCAGGCCATGATGCAGAAGGCTCCCAGAGCCATGTCCACTTTGATGAGAAGCTCCATGACTCAGTCGTCATGGTCACCCAGGAGAGTGACAGCAGCTTTCTGGTCAAG GTTGGCTTTCTGAAGATCCTGCACAGGTATGAGATTACCTTCACTCTGCCCTCGGTGCACAGGCTGAGCAAGGACATCAAAGAGGCACCTGTTCCCAGCCTGCACCTCAAGCTCCTCAGTGTCATGCCTGTCCCAGAAG GTTACAGCATCAAGTGTGAGTACACAGCACACAAGGAAGGCGTCCTCAAGGAGGAAATGCTGCTCGCCTGTGAAGGTGGTGCCGGCACCTGTGTGCGTGTGGTGGTGCAGGCACGAGTCATGG ACCGGCACCATGGCACACCCATGCTGCTGGATGGTGTCAAGTGCGTGGGTGCTGAGCTAGAATACGACTCGGAGCACAGCGACTGGCATGGCTTCGACTGA